One genomic region from Edaphobacter dinghuensis encodes:
- a CDS encoding NHL repeat-containing protein, which yields MKSTWHTAIKRNLPFLLSGRISPFGDAGNLKATLCGKRSDRLRIRASVIAALPFCAAIAIGSTHADAQTISTYAGNGTAGFSGNGGAATSAEIDFPSGVGTDSSGNLYIADFDNNRVRKVTLSTGIITAFAGNGTVGYSGDGGAAVNAEFEYPYDVAVDSSGNAYISDSSGCRVRKVVPAGTISTIAGNGNCGYSGDGGAATSAELIPTGIAVDSSGNVYIADGNNSRIRKVTVSTGIITTVAGNGTAGDTGDGGAATSAELDTPYGVAVDGSGNIYIADVSANVIRKVTASTGIISRVAGNGTRGYSGDGGAATSAELEQPRGITVDSSANIYIADSLNYRIRKVTASTGIITTYAGDGTRGYSGDGGSPTAAELNVPYDVAVGSSGVIYIADQYNSRIRAVTP from the coding sequence ATGAAGTCGACATGGCACACGGCCATCAAACGCAACTTGCCTTTCCTGCTCTCGGGCAGGATATCCCCCTTTGGAGATGCTGGGAACCTGAAGGCCACCCTATGCGGCAAACGCTCTGATCGGTTGAGAATCAGGGCCTCGGTGATCGCGGCGTTGCCGTTCTGCGCTGCGATCGCGATTGGCAGCACACATGCCGATGCCCAGACGATATCAACCTACGCCGGAAACGGCACGGCAGGTTTTTCGGGAAATGGAGGCGCAGCGACGAGCGCGGAAATAGACTTTCCGAGCGGAGTCGGCACTGATAGTTCGGGCAATCTGTACATCGCCGATTTCGACAACAATCGGGTCAGAAAAGTCACGCTCAGCACCGGCATCATCACAGCTTTTGCGGGAAATGGAACGGTTGGCTACAGCGGAGACGGAGGGGCGGCGGTCAACGCAGAATTCGAATATCCCTACGACGTAGCCGTGGATAGCTCCGGGAACGCCTACATCTCTGATTCATCGGGCTGCCGCGTCCGAAAGGTAGTGCCAGCAGGGACCATCTCCACAATCGCTGGGAATGGAAACTGCGGGTACAGCGGAGATGGGGGAGCCGCGACCAGCGCGGAGCTCATTCCTACGGGTATCGCAGTTGATAGTTCAGGTAACGTATACATCGCTGACGGCAACAATTCCCGAATTCGCAAGGTTACAGTGTCCACCGGCATTATTACGACGGTAGCCGGCAACGGAACAGCAGGCGACACTGGAGACGGCGGCGCGGCAACGAGTGCGGAACTCGATACTCCATACGGCGTTGCCGTCGATGGATCTGGCAACATCTATATCGCCGACGTTTCCGCCAATGTTATCCGTAAGGTGACAGCCTCTACGGGCATCATCTCAAGAGTGGCCGGGAACGGCACACGCGGGTACAGTGGGGATGGGGGTGCCGCAACGAGCGCGGAACTGGAACAGCCCAGGGGCATTACCGTTGACAGCTCGGCTAACATCTACATCGCAGACAGCCTGAACTACCGAATCCGAAAGGTAACCGCATCTACCGGGATCATCACGACCTACGCGGGAGACGGTACCCGGGGATATTCGGGCGACGGGGGCTCCCCGACTGCCGCAGAACTGAATGTTCCCTATGATGTCGCGGTTGGCAGTTCCGGTGTGATCTATATCGCCGATCAATATAACAGCCGCATCCGGGCCGTCACGCCCTAA
- a CDS encoding MSCRAMM family protein, whose translation MLLSRFFASAAFLSCTLLQAQAPGRTHDSSLIGSLLASDDSTIQGHVMAYRIEARHGRMMPTPQCSTNTDAQGAFECVHLEPGSYILIASALRRSSSITRAQSGSVAPTRLPLFEVYPTNTDLDANNLVKLGSGETQSIQVQIQEDPGSDFQVKSAAGQARDKALQVSALGEDFAVSTNVRISADSKSGNYSVKGLVPGEYRLTELWSQNGVTHQGAAFISVGQLTSGQAVITEVKPYNVAGKIRYPDSASHGTVEVVLESAATFDAHRYAAAVQPDGSFSLAGVLSGKYYISLSPGSGLYATDILVSGRSVGGTLLTLDDLHSNSPLTLVTGAAYGSITGTLKLGDSAQQGASVVVESISSHTSQLVPVDSQGMFKADKLAPGEYLIYGWADVRQVPYDSSSFLRRYENKAIHVELENGSQENGLEIECNEIGS comes from the coding sequence ATGCTGTTATCGCGATTCTTCGCAAGCGCTGCATTTCTGAGCTGCACCCTCCTTCAGGCCCAGGCACCGGGCAGAACACACGATTCATCGCTGATAGGCTCCTTACTGGCCAGCGATGACAGCACGATACAGGGTCACGTGATGGCCTATCGCATCGAAGCACGGCACGGCAGGATGATGCCAACGCCGCAGTGCTCAACGAATACAGACGCACAGGGAGCCTTTGAATGCGTACATCTTGAACCGGGTTCCTACATCCTGATCGCCAGTGCGTTGCGGCGGAGTAGCAGCATTACTCGCGCTCAGTCTGGCTCCGTCGCGCCGACCCGCCTTCCATTGTTCGAAGTCTATCCCACGAATACCGATCTCGATGCCAACAATCTCGTCAAGCTTGGATCTGGAGAAACTCAGTCTATTCAGGTCCAGATACAGGAGGACCCCGGGTCAGATTTTCAGGTGAAGTCTGCCGCAGGACAGGCAAGGGATAAGGCATTACAGGTATCCGCGCTGGGTGAGGATTTTGCCGTCTCAACAAATGTTCGGATCTCGGCAGATTCCAAGAGCGGCAATTACAGTGTCAAAGGGCTTGTTCCTGGTGAATACCGGCTGACGGAGCTTTGGTCCCAAAATGGGGTGACTCACCAAGGAGCAGCATTCATCTCCGTCGGACAACTTACTTCCGGGCAAGCAGTCATAACAGAGGTCAAGCCATATAACGTAGCGGGAAAAATTCGCTATCCCGATTCTGCGTCGCATGGAACGGTCGAAGTGGTACTGGAATCGGCAGCAACCTTTGATGCGCATCGCTATGCCGCTGCTGTCCAACCTGACGGGTCGTTTTCATTAGCGGGTGTCCTATCAGGGAAATACTACATTTCATTGAGCCCCGGCAGCGGACTATACGCCACAGACATCCTCGTCTCTGGCCGGAGTGTCGGAGGGACGCTTCTCACCCTCGACGACCTGCATTCGAATAGTCCGCTAACCCTGGTGACAGGGGCCGCATACGGAAGCATCACGGGAACTCTGAAGCTGGGTGACAGTGCGCAGCAAGGCGCCAGCGTCGTAGTGGAATCTATCTCGTCTCACACAAGTCAGCTGGTTCCAGTCGATTCCCAGGGCATGTTCAAAGCGGACAAACTGGCACCTGGTGAATACCTGATCTATGGTTGGGCAGATGTTCGGCAGGTACCGTATGACAGTTCTTCATTCCTAAGGCGATATGAAAATAAAGCTATCCATGTTGAGCTTGAGAACGGCTCGCAGGAGAACGGACTGGAGATAGAGTGTAACGAGATCGGTTCATAG
- a CDS encoding methyltransferase domain-containing protein: MSKLTKQQAALHAEACELLRKDVLTDDDRLFVLDHWQESANHINGLAGAFFTPTALARDFAIETFGGRILDLCAGIGSLAYAAYSHSAWSSDLPQITCVEINPDYIAVGKKILPEATWVRADVLDLPPHLTGFDCVIANPPFGRIKQPGKAPRYSGSEFEYKVIDIASDRAKHGVFIVPQSSAPFRLSGRQTFLQATSEKYQRFVGETSIELEPNCGIDTSVSAGGWKGASVITEIVLADFEQARSRRIPQRMFSMQAELFADPDRLAA, encoded by the coding sequence ATGTCAAAACTGACCAAGCAGCAGGCGGCCCTGCATGCAGAGGCCTGCGAGTTGCTTCGCAAGGACGTGCTTACCGACGATGACCGCCTCTTCGTGCTGGACCACTGGCAGGAGAGCGCCAATCATATCAACGGCCTTGCAGGCGCATTCTTTACACCGACCGCGCTCGCGCGCGACTTCGCCATCGAGACCTTCGGCGGTCGCATCCTCGATCTCTGCGCCGGGATCGGATCACTCGCCTATGCAGCATATAGCCACAGTGCATGGAGTTCGGACCTGCCCCAGATCACATGCGTCGAGATCAATCCAGACTACATTGCGGTCGGGAAGAAAATTCTTCCAGAGGCGACCTGGGTTCGGGCCGACGTACTGGACCTGCCGCCCCATCTCACAGGCTTCGACTGCGTCATTGCCAACCCGCCATTTGGGCGCATCAAGCAACCGGGGAAGGCTCCTCGCTATTCCGGCAGCGAGTTCGAGTACAAGGTGATCGACATTGCCAGCGATCGGGCAAAGCACGGCGTTTTTATCGTTCCCCAGTCGTCCGCGCCCTTCCGGCTTAGTGGGCGGCAAACCTTCTTGCAGGCGACTTCAGAGAAGTATCAGCGATTCGTCGGCGAGACATCGATCGAGCTCGAACCCAACTGCGGCATCGACACATCGGTCTCCGCAGGGGGCTGGAAGGGTGCCTCGGTTATCACTGAGATCGTTCTCGCTGACTTCGAGCAGGCGCGCAGCCGAAGGATCCCGCAGCGCATGTTTTCGATGCAGGCAGAGCTCTTCGCGGACCCGGACCGCCTTGCGGCCTAA
- a CDS encoding ABC transporter permease — protein MRLMPLVFRNIVRNPWKSTVLFLVFLVGFCALSLSVAIMAANHDHRVPYQDRASLLRLVSVSDMVKDGSVVAPIMAAWRDQLEDKATIAAWRTSETMLPGATFPRRIHVTAATNNLFDLLGYPQIAVSFNGSTNAGIPAVLFSDKTIGELPNAPHKGDVITLESRKYIYQGSIPRGVVFPEDRQPDVITSLDAQLNAGDQSAFSFVNVIAKARNGNSQKSIQSAAQATAAIAIRSMPSAVADLLAKSQYQAIPLVEYLNRPIVGFLRELNALALLIFGVMVLNVCGLLLAKAMRHQHHAGVRIALGSTATSAAFQQWLEYGVLSSAGVFLSLALVACLPRLLMNLPIPNTLHFDDVYLDAAPVTAVGVAWIVCNAILLFLLLLIAQQSGRTLTSSIKQARGTTRLGERARTIAVGIEVGVTCVLALSAARIATDALALYRESSKGYNAMGNVVAEIVPQPSQKETGQQARDAYSLIALEQMRESVSSLPNVVSVTAATAVPLGGFSSLSPMATSQASLHQVQPEGYVAVSRVLPNYFHQLNIALQAGRLFTSHPDIGEAVINEEAARVTFHQSNPVGQFAFLSLDDGSTAKVQVIGVIHGVRQEGLDKPIRPEIYLPISAYPEGMFQLVVKVRGNEETAGKEILAAIKGSGVAFEVARITSLGQMEDASTATQRFNADAAVALGCIALLMAGVGLTGIVALWIDTRRRDLAIRLALGSSRSRILELLGSFIGKISLVSVLSGIVVMFMIRPFLISILTQKVLFEESSVFVACVAIVTVVGASMSPTAIELCRLDPAQVLKEE, from the coding sequence ATGCGCCTCATGCCACTTGTCTTTCGAAATATTGTGAGAAATCCCTGGAAGTCCACGGTCCTGTTCCTGGTATTCCTGGTTGGTTTCTGCGCCTTATCCCTCTCTGTCGCTATCATGGCGGCCAACCACGACCACAGAGTTCCATATCAGGATCGTGCAAGCCTGCTCCGGTTGGTCTCAGTGTCCGACATGGTTAAGGACGGCTCTGTTGTCGCTCCAATCATGGCGGCCTGGCGCGATCAGCTGGAGGACAAGGCAACCATTGCGGCCTGGAGAACCTCGGAGACGATGCTTCCAGGGGCCACTTTCCCCCGCAGGATTCACGTCACGGCAGCGACAAACAATTTATTCGATCTGCTCGGATATCCCCAAATCGCCGTCTCATTCAATGGGTCAACGAATGCAGGGATACCTGCGGTGCTTTTCTCGGACAAGACCATAGGAGAACTCCCAAACGCGCCACACAAAGGCGACGTCATCACTCTGGAATCCAGAAAATATATCTACCAAGGAAGTATTCCGCGTGGCGTGGTCTTTCCAGAGGACAGACAGCCAGACGTGATAACTTCCCTCGATGCTCAACTCAACGCAGGAGATCAGTCGGCCTTTAGCTTCGTGAACGTGATCGCTAAGGCGCGAAATGGAAACAGCCAGAAAAGCATCCAGTCCGCAGCACAGGCAACTGCGGCTATCGCCATCCGATCCATGCCTTCCGCGGTGGCCGACCTCCTTGCGAAGAGCCAATATCAGGCGATTCCGCTTGTTGAATATTTGAACCGTCCGATCGTTGGTTTTTTACGAGAGCTGAATGCACTCGCACTGTTGATTTTTGGGGTCATGGTCCTTAACGTTTGTGGACTCCTTCTTGCGAAGGCTATGCGCCATCAACATCATGCGGGAGTACGAATAGCGCTTGGCTCCACGGCAACTTCGGCGGCCTTTCAGCAGTGGCTTGAGTATGGAGTTCTCTCGTCGGCCGGGGTCTTCCTGTCATTAGCCCTTGTCGCGTGTCTGCCGCGGCTGCTCATGAATCTGCCGATCCCAAATACGCTTCATTTTGATGACGTCTACCTGGATGCGGCGCCCGTAACAGCTGTCGGTGTTGCATGGATCGTTTGCAATGCCATTCTTTTGTTCCTGCTTCTACTAATCGCCCAGCAGAGTGGCAGGACTTTAACCTCGTCCATAAAGCAGGCGCGAGGTACGACCCGCCTTGGAGAGCGCGCAAGGACTATCGCAGTCGGTATCGAGGTCGGGGTGACATGCGTGCTTGCATTATCTGCAGCGCGTATCGCAACGGACGCTCTGGCGTTATATCGCGAAAGCAGCAAAGGCTACAATGCCATGGGAAATGTGGTCGCAGAGATCGTCCCACAACCGAGCCAGAAAGAGACTGGGCAACAGGCCCGGGATGCTTACTCCCTGATCGCACTCGAGCAGATGAGAGAGAGCGTGAGTTCGTTGCCGAATGTAGTGTCTGTGACCGCTGCCACAGCAGTGCCTCTGGGAGGATTCAGCAGTCTCTCACCAATGGCTACATCCCAGGCGAGCTTGCATCAGGTTCAGCCGGAAGGATACGTCGCGGTCTCGCGGGTATTGCCGAACTATTTTCATCAACTCAACATCGCCTTGCAAGCAGGCCGTCTGTTTACAAGTCATCCCGATATCGGCGAGGCCGTTATCAACGAAGAGGCCGCGCGGGTCACATTTCACCAGAGCAATCCGGTTGGTCAATTCGCATTTTTATCGTTAGATGATGGTTCGACCGCGAAGGTTCAGGTCATCGGTGTCATCCATGGTGTGCGCCAGGAAGGTCTCGACAAACCTATTCGTCCAGAGATTTATCTGCCGATTAGCGCCTATCCGGAGGGAATGTTTCAGCTTGTTGTAAAGGTAAGAGGCAACGAAGAGACAGCAGGCAAAGAGATTCTGGCAGCAATCAAAGGCTCAGGCGTGGCGTTTGAAGTAGCGCGAATCACAAGCCTTGGACAAATGGAAGATGCATCAACCGCTACCCAACGTTTTAACGCGGATGCTGCCGTTGCGCTTGGGTGCATCGCGCTTCTCATGGCGGGCGTTGGTCTCACCGGCATAGTTGCATTATGGATTGATACCAGGCGCAGGGACTTGGCCATCCGGCTTGCACTCGGTTCTTCGCGATCGCGCATCCTGGAACTATTAGGATCGTTCATCGGAAAGATTTCTCTTGTATCGGTGCTCTCAGGGATCGTTGTTATGTTCATGATCCGCCCATTCCTGATATCCATTCTTACGCAGAAAGTGCTATTCGAGGAAAGCTCGGTATTCGTTGCGTGCGTTGCGATCGTTACTGTTGTAGGAGCCTCCATGTCGCCTACGGCAATCGAATTGTGTCGCCTTGACCCCGCTCAAGTTCTGAAAGAGGAATAA
- a CDS encoding DUF5983 family protein — translation MEFKTYRYIDVSTGFLPQSDHDLLLMHNAPQHLATHDEFYGAFFYTLLDIDAGTIETFTQEARDFGLSDRFIEIIVEASRQGMQMVRFDCDGDMIEGLELITNDEMDS, via the coding sequence ATGGAGTTCAAGACATATCGATATATAGACGTATCGACTGGTTTCCTGCCGCAATCGGACCACGATCTCTTGCTGATGCACAATGCACCGCAGCATCTGGCAACGCATGACGAGTTCTATGGCGCCTTCTTTTACACGTTGCTGGATATAGATGCGGGAACTATCGAAACATTTACCCAAGAGGCCCGTGACTTCGGCCTCAGTGACCGGTTTATCGAGATCATCGTCGAGGCCTCTAGGCAGGGGATGCAGATGGTGCGTTTTGACTGCGACGGCGACATGATCGAAGGACTTGAGCTGATTACGAATGACGAGATGGACTCATGA
- a CDS encoding J domain-containing protein, with translation MAKSWADIDRKRKRYNPEVEGYGNAHQWTSSFYERMGVEEAEQVLYGNQKSPRQILGVGIHASWEEISKAFRKLALATHPDRISITGMTVEAATEAFKIVSAAYTVLCEEFGK, from the coding sequence ATGGCCAAATCATGGGCAGATATTGACCGGAAGCGCAAGCGCTACAACCCGGAAGTCGAGGGCTATGGCAATGCTCATCAATGGACCAGCTCGTTCTATGAACGCATGGGAGTGGAGGAAGCCGAGCAGGTGCTGTACGGCAACCAGAAGTCGCCTCGGCAGATTCTCGGCGTGGGCATCCATGCGTCGTGGGAGGAGATTTCAAAGGCTTTCCGCAAGCTGGCTCTTGCGACGCATCCCGACCGCATCAGTATTACTGGAATGACCGTCGAAGCAGCGACGGAAGCCTTCAAAATCGTGAGCGCCGCCTACACCGTGCTTTGTGAAGAATTTGGGAAGTAA
- a CDS encoding siphovirus Gp157 family protein, with product MSATATNCSLFEIDMELDDLMEQIQKQIDEEGEASSILMERFQEFCKAHGEKVDRIARFIQSMEARTQHCRSEANRLTRRARAAESKTLRTKSMVLYYLKGRSLKRIEGVEFTLRCQRNAQDSVVIPSEEELPLAYKTVHVALNGAHWEMLLDSVSDDLRQMLGNAVREAIPDTEAIKLAAARQEKVEGAEVKRGEHLRVE from the coding sequence ATGTCTGCTACTGCTACGAACTGTTCGCTATTTGAGATTGACATGGAGTTGGACGACCTGATGGAGCAGATCCAGAAACAGATCGATGAGGAGGGGGAGGCATCATCGATATTGATGGAACGCTTTCAGGAGTTCTGCAAGGCACACGGAGAAAAGGTAGACCGCATTGCTCGCTTCATCCAGTCGATGGAAGCTCGGACACAACATTGCAGGTCCGAAGCGAATCGTCTCACTCGGCGTGCACGAGCCGCGGAAAGCAAGACGCTCCGCACGAAATCAATGGTTCTTTACTACTTGAAAGGCCGGAGTTTGAAGCGGATCGAGGGAGTGGAATTCACTCTCAGGTGTCAACGTAATGCGCAAGACAGCGTTGTAATTCCGAGCGAGGAAGAACTTCCTCTTGCATACAAGACGGTTCATGTCGCTTTGAATGGAGCACACTGGGAGATGCTCCTCGATTCTGTGTCCGACGACCTCAGGCAGATGCTGGGGAATGCAGTAAGAGAAGCAATACCGGACACGGAAGCAATCAAGCTTGCGGCTGCAAGACAAGAAAAGGTGGAGGGCGCCGAAGTCAAACGCGGCGAACATCTACGCGTTGAATGA
- the dnaN gene encoding DNA polymerase III subunit beta, translating into MAQTPNTNSKTDTKLMELSVDRNTLLAEITAAARISESKGTQPILLYLLLEANPGGMLTITSTDLKRAFRTQCPAATKTPGKATVHAQNFLDYIKLLPEGPVHLKVLANDHLHVVASNSRTRMPGRAPSEFPKLPLPPAQSVRLSCRVLRTLVRQSLFAVSTSEDRYLLNAALLLLRPDRAGMVATDGHRLSFVVVPDDGIPVKDLQKSLLPRECLTDLLSLLSSTKEEGVYFSEDDANLFFQIGPRLLSVRKLVGQFPSYEGIMPKDLPRSTVIRTSELLTSIQRVLEFSDARSNGVKLHLEANTLRISSSAPDRGESEETLAVSYSADPVTIGFNGNYLVDFLRTVGEKGAMRLSLKDSDSAGLLVPENMSPEYQQQYVVMPMRI; encoded by the coding sequence ATGGCACAGACGCCGAACACCAATTCCAAGACGGACACAAAGCTGATGGAGCTCAGTGTGGACCGCAATACTCTGCTTGCGGAGATCACCGCCGCGGCACGCATCAGCGAAAGCAAAGGCACGCAACCGATTCTTCTGTACCTGCTGCTCGAAGCCAACCCCGGGGGCATGCTCACGATCACCAGCACAGATCTCAAGCGGGCCTTCCGAACCCAGTGCCCGGCCGCCACCAAAACACCGGGCAAGGCGACGGTTCATGCCCAGAATTTTCTGGACTATATTAAGTTGCTCCCCGAAGGACCGGTCCACCTCAAGGTTCTCGCGAACGACCACCTCCATGTTGTCGCGAGCAACTCTCGTACCCGCATGCCGGGCCGGGCTCCCTCGGAGTTTCCAAAGCTCCCGCTGCCTCCTGCCCAATCCGTGCGGCTGAGCTGCCGCGTGCTGCGGACTCTGGTGCGGCAGAGCCTCTTTGCCGTGTCCACCTCGGAGGACCGTTATCTGCTCAACGCGGCGCTGCTGCTCCTGCGGCCCGACCGCGCAGGCATGGTCGCGACGGACGGACATCGCCTGTCCTTCGTTGTGGTCCCCGATGACGGCATTCCGGTGAAGGATCTACAGAAGTCCCTGCTCCCGAGAGAGTGCCTGACCGATCTGCTTTCGCTCCTGTCGTCCACCAAAGAAGAGGGTGTGTACTTCAGCGAAGACGACGCGAACCTCTTCTTCCAGATAGGCCCTCGTCTCTTGAGCGTGCGCAAGCTCGTCGGACAGTTCCCGTCGTATGAGGGAATCATGCCCAAGGATCTTCCCAGGTCCACCGTGATTCGCACCTCGGAGCTGCTTACCTCGATTCAGCGCGTCCTCGAGTTCTCCGACGCACGTTCGAATGGCGTCAAGCTGCATCTTGAAGCAAATACGCTCAGGATCAGCTCGTCGGCTCCGGACCGGGGCGAGTCGGAGGAGACGCTGGCCGTCAGCTACAGCGCCGATCCGGTCACCATTGGATTCAACGGCAACTACCTGGTTGATTTCCTGCGCACGGTCGGAGAAAAGGGAGCGATGCGGCTCTCCTTGAAGGACTCGGACTCGGCAGGGCTCCTGGTGCCCGAAAACATGAGCCCGGAATACCAGCAGCAGTACGTTGTCATGCCGATGCGCATCTGA
- a CDS encoding MauE/DoxX family redox-associated membrane protein — protein MSVTVQTSEGINRSSFWGIGWVDVASAFLAILFGFASIDKLFHYWGFLNALENYAVLPTPLIRYLAPAVVLTELWTSVCLIIRKTRKAASLMGCLLLSIFAIALAFNYYYGIQDACGCWFTITLGKGTLQHVLMNVVWAALCLAVYSGSAKTSQPH, from the coding sequence ATGTCAGTAACAGTCCAGACTTCAGAGGGTATCAATCGATCTTCATTTTGGGGCATCGGGTGGGTCGATGTAGCAAGCGCTTTCCTGGCCATTCTCTTTGGTTTTGCGTCGATCGACAAACTCTTTCACTATTGGGGCTTCCTCAATGCTCTGGAGAATTACGCGGTGTTGCCAACACCGTTGATTAGATACCTTGCTCCAGCCGTCGTCCTCACAGAGTTGTGGACATCTGTTTGTCTCATCATTCGCAAGACTCGTAAAGCGGCCTCGTTAATGGGATGTCTCTTATTGTCAATCTTCGCGATTGCACTCGCGTTCAACTATTACTATGGCATCCAGGACGCTTGTGGATGCTGGTTCACCATCACGCTTGGTAAAGGCACTCTGCAGCATGTCCTGATGAATGTTGTTTGGGCAGCCCTATGCCTTGCGGTCTATAGCGGCTCGGCAAAAACGAGTCAGCCTCACTAA
- a CDS encoding DUF7007 domain-containing protein, translating to MPSSLQQDDYTIRDTPWGQAEHIKQLTEGIFEVSTAGHGGIRVFPEPNQRIPDYMRADSGWYEQDVEWAKVAVVFPESFEANDVKAAHNTLKNWRPDAYERFTGRSILPGESYIRDRNAFEAEHARDWIVTAAWGDWASWVPEGMIGVAASIGGRDSKGQSKGEILYFLVPAAEYEQRSYNGFVVDRCRHTQIDGSGIVSRVD from the coding sequence ATGCCTTCCTCGCTTCAGCAGGACGACTACACCATCCGCGATACTCCCTGGGGTCAGGCGGAGCATATCAAACAACTGACCGAAGGCATCTTTGAGGTCTCTACAGCTGGCCACGGCGGCATTCGAGTCTTCCCTGAACCAAACCAGAGAATACCCGACTACATGCGTGCCGACTCGGGGTGGTATGAACAAGACGTTGAGTGGGCAAAGGTAGCAGTCGTCTTCCCTGAGTCGTTCGAGGCCAATGATGTCAAGGCTGCACACAACACCCTGAAGAACTGGCGTCCCGACGCCTACGAACGCTTTACCGGCAGATCGATCCTCCCTGGAGAGTCCTATATCCGTGATCGAAACGCCTTCGAGGCAGAGCACGCCAGGGACTGGATTGTAACCGCCGCCTGGGGCGATTGGGCATCATGGGTGCCGGAAGGCATGATCGGCGTCGCCGCTTCGATCGGAGGGAGAGATTCGAAGGGGCAATCAAAAGGAGAGATCCTCTATTTCCTGGTCCCCGCCGCTGAATACGAACAGCGAAGCTACAACGGATTCGTGGTCGATCGTTGCCGTCACACGCAGATTGATGGGTCCGGTATCGTATCGCGAGTTGACTGA
- a CDS encoding PadR family transcriptional regulator has translation MARNDLQGTLDLLILKTLSQRIKLHGYGIVQHIQRASDELLQVEEGSIYPALHRMEQSNWIRSEWATTETNRKAKYYRLTVAGRRQLTEAEEGFEQLVKGVRAMLRYA, from the coding sequence ATGGCCAGAAACGATCTTCAGGGAACTTTGGATTTGTTGATTCTCAAAACGTTGTCGCAGCGAATAAAGCTGCATGGCTACGGGATCGTCCAGCACATACAGCGAGCCTCCGATGAACTGCTCCAAGTCGAAGAAGGTTCGATCTATCCAGCTCTTCATCGCATGGAGCAGAGCAATTGGATCCGCTCGGAATGGGCGACGACGGAAACGAATCGCAAGGCTAAGTACTATCGCCTTACCGTTGCCGGGCGTAGGCAGTTGACCGAAGCCGAAGAGGGATTTGAGCAACTGGTGAAGGGCGTTCGTGCCATGCTGCGCTATGCGTAA
- a CDS encoding RES family NAD+ phosphorylase, with protein MSCGIPQPGSSESFTLVPVTRADVPVWFHVYSTKNHPAEPDTFSQGWGDTRFAPISTATGTPVHTYYAASTPECAYMESILHEIPLFPPGVFDLSELQHYHLAQVMLPETLNCVSFHTPYLPTLRLTRTQLIDSLPACYVETRPWAEAAYHQQPTAQAIAYGSRRDDAARCVMLFGQRLPTPPLTVIRTEPLALSPRREELLALVRRLKIRQI; from the coding sequence GTGAGCTGCGGGATTCCCCAACCCGGATCGTCTGAATCGTTTACCCTCGTGCCCGTCACGCGAGCAGACGTTCCGGTTTGGTTTCATGTGTATTCCACGAAAAACCATCCAGCAGAGCCAGATACGTTTTCCCAAGGGTGGGGAGACACACGGTTCGCGCCAATCTCGACCGCGACCGGAACTCCTGTGCACACCTACTACGCTGCCAGCACGCCAGAGTGCGCGTACATGGAGTCGATTCTCCACGAGATTCCGCTTTTCCCACCAGGAGTCTTCGATCTCTCTGAGCTGCAGCACTATCATCTGGCTCAGGTCATGCTGCCCGAGACTCTTAACTGTGTCAGCTTCCATACACCCTATCTGCCCACACTTCGGCTTACACGAACGCAGCTGATCGATAGCCTGCCGGCTTGTTACGTTGAGACACGCCCATGGGCGGAGGCCGCATACCACCAACAGCCGACGGCACAGGCTATTGCTTATGGATCACGCCGGGATGATGCGGCGCGATGTGTGATGCTGTTTGGTCAGAGACTTCCTACTCCTCCGCTAACGGTCATTCGTACCGAGCCCTTGGCTCTATCCCCACGCAGAGAAGAGCTGCTTGCGTTGGTTCGTCGGCTCAAGATCCGGCAGATTTAG